The Vibrio tarriae genome includes a window with the following:
- the prlC gene encoding oligopeptidase A yields MSNPLLTFTDLPPFSAIKPEHVKPAVEQAIADCRHTIDQVLADNPQPSWETVIAPIEEVDDRLSRIWSPVSHMNSVVNSDELREAYESCLPLLSEYSTWVGQHKGLFEAYKTIKESAEFAKLDRAQQKTISDSLRDFELSGIGLPLQEQKRYGEISKRMSELGSKFSNNVLDATMGWTKQITDVNLLAGMPESALAAAQAAAEAKGLEGYLLTLDIPSYLPVMTYCDNQALRKEVYEAYVTRASDRGPNAGKWDNSEIIAEQLKLRHEIARMLGFSTYSEKSLATKMAQTTDQVLGFLNDLASKAKPQGEREVEELRQFAESEFGVKQLELWDIAYYSEKQKQHLFEISDEELRPYFPEQKVVNGLFEVLSRLFGMQVKERQGVDVWHESVRFFDIFDAQGTLRGSFYLDLYAREHKRGGAWMDECRVRRTTDSGALQTPVAYLTCNFNRPVGDKPALFTHDEVTTLFHEFGHGIHHMLTQVEVGAVSGINGVPWDAVELPSQFLENWCWQEEALAFISGHYQTGEPLPKAMLDKMLAAKNFQSAMFILRQLEFGLFDFTLHTTYDPEVGPKVLETLAEVKKKVAVLPGLEWNRFSHSFSHIFAGGYSAGYYSYLWAEVLSADAFSRFEEEGIFNRETGQSFLNNILEMGGSEEPMELFKRFRGREPQIDALLRHAGIAA; encoded by the coding sequence ATGTCAAACCCACTTCTTACCTTTACGGATCTGCCGCCGTTTTCTGCGATTAAACCGGAGCACGTAAAGCCAGCGGTTGAGCAGGCGATAGCGGATTGTCGCCACACCATAGATCAGGTTCTGGCCGATAACCCACAGCCGAGTTGGGAAACCGTGATTGCGCCGATTGAAGAGGTCGATGATCGCTTAAGTCGTATCTGGTCACCGGTCAGCCATATGAATTCGGTGGTGAACAGTGATGAGCTGCGTGAAGCCTACGAAAGCTGCTTACCGCTGTTGTCCGAGTACAGCACTTGGGTTGGCCAGCATAAGGGGCTGTTTGAAGCCTACAAAACCATTAAAGAGAGCGCGGAGTTTGCCAAGCTCGATCGCGCGCAGCAAAAAACCATCAGCGACAGCCTGCGTGATTTTGAATTGTCAGGCATCGGCTTGCCACTGCAAGAGCAAAAGCGCTATGGCGAAATCAGTAAGCGTATGTCTGAGCTGGGCTCTAAGTTCTCCAACAACGTGCTGGATGCCACCATGGGTTGGACCAAGCAGATCACCGATGTAAACCTGCTCGCGGGCATGCCGGAATCGGCACTGGCGGCGGCACAAGCCGCAGCCGAAGCCAAAGGTTTAGAGGGGTATCTGCTGACCTTGGATATTCCGTCTTATCTACCAGTGATGACTTACTGTGATAACCAAGCACTGCGCAAAGAAGTGTATGAAGCGTATGTCACGCGCGCTTCGGATCGCGGCCCGAATGCGGGTAAATGGGATAACAGCGAAATCATTGCTGAGCAGCTCAAACTGCGCCATGAAATTGCGCGTATGCTCGGCTTTAGCACTTACAGCGAAAAATCGCTGGCGACCAAAATGGCGCAAACCACTGATCAAGTGCTTGGTTTCTTAAATGATCTCGCCAGCAAAGCCAAACCACAAGGTGAGCGTGAAGTGGAAGAGCTGCGCCAATTTGCCGAAAGTGAGTTTGGCGTCAAGCAGCTTGAGCTGTGGGATATTGCTTACTACAGCGAAAAGCAAAAGCAGCATCTGTTTGAAATCTCTGATGAAGAGCTGCGCCCTTACTTCCCAGAACAAAAAGTGGTGAATGGCCTGTTTGAAGTGCTGAGCCGATTGTTTGGCATGCAAGTCAAAGAGCGCCAAGGGGTAGATGTATGGCACGAATCGGTGCGCTTTTTTGATATTTTTGATGCGCAAGGGACGCTGCGTGGCAGCTTCTATCTCGACCTGTATGCGCGTGAACACAAACGCGGTGGCGCGTGGATGGATGAGTGTCGTGTACGTCGCACTACCGACAGTGGCGCACTGCAAACACCAGTGGCTTACCTGACGTGTAACTTCAACCGCCCAGTCGGCGATAAGCCTGCGCTGTTTACCCACGACGAAGTGACCACCCTGTTCCACGAATTTGGTCACGGCATTCACCATATGCTGACTCAAGTGGAAGTGGGCGCGGTATCCGGCATCAATGGTGTGCCTTGGGATGCAGTCGAGCTGCCAAGCCAGTTCTTGGAAAACTGGTGCTGGCAAGAAGAGGCGCTGGCGTTCATTTCTGGTCATTACCAAACGGGTGAGCCACTGCCGAAAGCCATGCTCGATAAAATGCTGGCAGCGAAAAACTTCCAATCGGCGATGTTTATTCTGCGTCAGTTGGAGTTCGGATTGTTCGACTTCACGCTGCACACTACTTACGACCCAGAAGTGGGGCCAAAAGTGCTGGAAACCTTGGCGGAAGTGAAAAAGAAAGTGGCGGTGCTGCCGGGCTTGGAGTGGAACCGCTTCTCGCACAGCTTTAGCCATATTTTTGCGGGTGGCTACAGCGCCGGTTACTACAGCTACTTGTGGGCAGAAGTGCTTTCGGCGGATGCGTTCTCACGCTTTGAAGAAGAAGGTATTTTCAACCGTGAGACTGGCCAAAGCTTCCTCAACAACATCCTTGAGATGGGTGGCAGCGAAGAGCCGATGGAGCTGTTTAAGCGCTTCCGTGGCCGCGAACCACAAATTGATGCTTTGCTGCGTCATGCCGGAATCGCCGCGTAA
- a CDS encoding 23S rRNA (adenine(2030)-N(6))-methyltransferase RlmJ — translation MLSYRHSFHAGNHADVLKHIVQSLILNSLQQKEKPFVYHDTHSGVGRYDLTHEWSEKTGEYKQGIARVWQQDNIPAELDSYLDAIRQLNQGETLRYYPGSPRVARAHLREQDRMVLTELHPSDYPLLEQEFHRDRQVSIYKEDGFARLKASLPPQERRGLVLIDPPYELAKEYRDVVQAIAQSYKRWATGIYAIWYPVVNRCDIDDMVEGLQGLEIRKILQIELGVAPDTNERGMTASGMIVVNPPWTLESQMQTILPFLKQAIAPATGHYKVEWVVPE, via the coding sequence TTGTTAAGTTACCGACACAGTTTCCACGCAGGCAATCATGCGGATGTGCTCAAGCACATCGTACAGAGCCTAATCCTCAATTCTCTGCAACAAAAAGAGAAACCTTTTGTCTACCATGATACTCACTCTGGTGTGGGTCGTTACGATTTAACCCATGAATGGTCAGAAAAAACCGGCGAATACAAGCAAGGCATTGCCCGCGTTTGGCAACAAGACAACATTCCGGCGGAGCTCGATAGCTATCTGGATGCGATTCGCCAGCTCAATCAAGGGGAAACGCTGCGTTACTACCCGGGTTCACCTCGAGTCGCCCGCGCCCATCTGCGTGAGCAGGATCGCATGGTACTGACTGAGCTGCATCCAAGCGATTACCCATTGTTGGAACAAGAGTTTCACCGTGATCGCCAAGTCTCTATTTATAAAGAAGATGGCTTCGCGCGCCTGAAAGCCAGTTTGCCGCCGCAAGAACGCCGCGGTTTAGTGCTGATTGACCCGCCTTACGAGCTCGCCAAAGAGTATCGCGACGTGGTGCAAGCGATCGCCCAGAGCTACAAACGCTGGGCAACAGGTATTTATGCGATTTGGTATCCGGTGGTCAATCGCTGCGATATCGATGACATGGTAGAAGGCTTGCAAGGCTTAGAGATTCGTAAAATCTTACAAATTGAACTCGGTGTCGCGCCAGATACCAATGAGCGCGGCATGACCGCTTCCGGCATGATTGTAGTCAACCCGCCGTGGACACTGGAAAGCCAGATGCAGACCATTCTGCCTTTCCTCAAACAGGCGATTGCCCCTGCGACGGGACATTACAAAGTTGAATGGGTTGTGCCTGAATAA
- the uvrD gene encoding DNA helicase II, translating into MIDPSLLLDGLNDKQREAVAAPLENLLILAGAGSGKTRVLVHRIAWLMSVEEASPFSVMAVTFTNKAAAEMRGRIEELMHGTASGMWCGTFHGICHRILRAHYLDAKLLEDFQIIDSDDQQRLLKRLIKAHNLDDKQWPARQVAWWINNQKDEGLRPAHINAFDPVTQTYLKLYTAYQEACDRAGLVDFAEILLRALELLRGNQHIREHYQARFKHILVDEFQDTNAIQYAWLRMMAGAQSNVMIVGDDDQSIYGWRGARVENIEKFTREFPSVNTIRLEQNYRSTKTILEASNTLIANNSERMGKQLWTDGLVGEPISVYSAYNELDEARFVVSKIKGWQEQGGTLTDCAILYRNNAQSRVLEEALLQASLAYRIYGGMRFFERQEIKDALSYLRLINNRNDDTAFERVINTPPRGLGDKTLETIRFAARDRGCTLWDASVGLLNDQVLTGRAASALSRFVELINALEEEGIDMPLHVLTDHAVKTSGLLEMYQQEKGEKSKARIENLEELVTATRQFEKPEEAQDMTMLTAFLTHAALEAGEGQADEHDDAVQLMTLHSAKGLEFPQVFMVGVEEGMFPSQMSAEEAGRLEEERRLCYVGMTRAMQKLYITYAEMRRLYGQDKYHKPSRFIRELPEGCLDEVRMKAQVSRPTSTGRFSQTVVKESFNETGFSLGSRVRHPKFGEGTIINFEGSGPQSRVQVAFNGEGIKWLVTAYARLEKV; encoded by the coding sequence ATGATCGATCCCTCTCTATTGCTCGACGGTCTCAACGATAAACAACGCGAAGCGGTGGCAGCGCCACTGGAAAACTTACTGATTTTGGCCGGTGCAGGCAGTGGTAAAACCCGCGTACTGGTGCACCGGATTGCGTGGCTGATGTCGGTGGAAGAAGCCTCACCGTTTTCGGTGATGGCGGTGACCTTTACCAACAAAGCTGCAGCCGAAATGCGTGGTCGAATTGAAGAGCTGATGCATGGCACCGCCTCTGGTATGTGGTGTGGGACTTTCCACGGTATTTGCCATCGTATTCTGCGCGCCCATTATCTCGACGCTAAGCTGCTGGAAGATTTTCAGATCATCGACAGTGACGATCAGCAGCGTCTGCTCAAACGCCTCATCAAAGCGCACAATCTGGATGATAAACAGTGGCCGGCACGCCAAGTCGCGTGGTGGATCAACAATCAAAAAGATGAAGGGTTGCGCCCGGCGCACATCAACGCCTTTGATCCGGTTACTCAAACTTATCTCAAGCTGTACACCGCTTACCAAGAAGCGTGCGATCGCGCGGGCTTGGTCGATTTCGCCGAAATTTTGCTGCGCGCCCTAGAGCTTCTGCGTGGTAATCAGCACATTCGCGAGCATTATCAGGCGCGCTTTAAGCATATTTTGGTCGATGAATTCCAAGACACCAACGCGATTCAGTACGCGTGGCTACGCATGATGGCGGGTGCACAGTCGAACGTAATGATTGTCGGTGACGATGACCAGTCGATATACGGCTGGCGTGGCGCACGAGTGGAAAACATCGAAAAATTTACCCGCGAATTCCCGAGCGTGAATACCATTCGACTGGAGCAAAATTACCGCTCCACCAAAACCATTTTGGAAGCCTCGAATACACTGATTGCGAATAACAGTGAGCGAATGGGCAAACAGTTGTGGACTGACGGTTTGGTTGGCGAACCTATTTCGGTGTACTCGGCGTATAACGAGCTCGATGAAGCGCGCTTTGTGGTCAGTAAGATCAAAGGCTGGCAGGAGCAGGGCGGGACACTCACCGATTGTGCGATCTTGTACCGTAACAACGCCCAGTCACGGGTACTGGAAGAGGCGTTATTGCAAGCGAGTTTGGCGTACCGCATTTATGGCGGGATGCGCTTTTTCGAGCGTCAAGAGATTAAAGATGCGCTGAGTTACTTGCGTCTGATTAATAACCGCAATGACGATACCGCGTTTGAGCGGGTGATTAATACCCCACCGCGCGGTTTGGGTGATAAAACCCTAGAGACCATTCGCTTTGCCGCGCGAGATCGCGGCTGCACCTTGTGGGATGCCAGTGTCGGTCTGCTCAATGACCAAGTCTTAACTGGGCGTGCAGCTAGCGCGCTGAGCCGCTTTGTTGAACTGATCAACGCCTTGGAAGAGGAAGGCATCGACATGCCGCTGCATGTGCTGACTGACCACGCGGTAAAAACCTCTGGTCTGCTGGAGATGTATCAGCAGGAAAAAGGCGAAAAATCCAAAGCGAGGATTGAAAACTTGGAAGAGCTGGTGACGGCGACGCGCCAGTTTGAAAAGCCAGAAGAAGCGCAGGATATGACCATGCTGACCGCATTTTTGACCCATGCGGCACTGGAAGCCGGTGAAGGTCAAGCCGATGAGCATGATGATGCGGTACAGCTGATGACCTTGCACAGTGCTAAAGGGTTGGAATTCCCTCAAGTGTTTATGGTGGGTGTGGAAGAGGGCATGTTCCCGAGCCAAATGTCTGCTGAAGAAGCCGGGCGCCTCGAAGAAGAGCGCCGCCTGTGTTATGTCGGCATGACGCGTGCGATGCAAAAGCTCTACATCACCTACGCGGAGATGCGTCGTTTGTATGGGCAAGACAAGTATCACAAACCCTCACGTTTTATTCGTGAACTGCCGGAAGGCTGCTTAGACGAAGTGCGCATGAAAGCACAAGTCAGCCGCCCAACCAGTACGGGACGCTTTAGCCAAACGGTAGTTAAAGAGAGTTTTAACGAAACGGGGTTTAGTTTGGGTTCACGAGTGCGTCACCCGAAATTTGGTGAAGGCACCATCATTAACTTTGAAGGCAGTGGTCCGCAAAGCCGAGTGCAAGTGGCGTTTAATGGCGAAGGCATTAAGTGGTTAGTCACGGCTTATGCAAGATTGGAGAAGGTGTAA
- the ggt gene encoding gamma-glutamyltransferase, producing the protein MNWTHTPLALSALMFAIAAQATPNQATDAVAPEQATGFEHKPLVKAKNWMVTAANPLASEAGASILRQGGNAIDAMVATQLMLGLVEPQSSGIGGGSFLVYWDAKKKALTTFDGRETAPLNATPELFLDSTGQPMKFYDAVVGGRSVGTPGTVKLLWETHRQYGKLEWARLIEPVAKLAEQGFEVSPRLAALIAEDKERLGRFPATKAYFFDAQGEPLTAGTLLKNPDYAATLKAIAQQGASAFYQGDIAKDIIATVQNAPGNPGVLAQQDFDTYQVKQRAPVCAAYQSYQVCGMGLPSSGGLTVGQILALTEQYDLKGWGAQDVKSWQVLGDASQLAFADRGLYMADQDYVPVPTQGLLDKTYLAERAKLIQPGKALTSAPAGNPPWHHAQLRSPDQSIELPSTSHFNIVDREGNVVSFTTSIENAFGSRLLVRGFLLNNELTDFSFATQSEGRPIANRLEPGKRPRSSMAPTIVLQDNQPYLAIGSPGGSRIIGYVAQALIAHIQWDMDIQAAINQPHVLNRFGEIELEQGTSAEQFKPALESLGAKVGIKELNSGLHAIRITAQGLEGAADPRREGVAIGE; encoded by the coding sequence ATGAATTGGACTCATACCCCCTTGGCGCTTTCTGCGCTGATGTTTGCGATAGCTGCACAAGCCACCCCGAATCAAGCCACCGATGCGGTTGCGCCAGAACAAGCCACTGGCTTTGAGCACAAACCGTTAGTCAAAGCCAAAAACTGGATGGTGACCGCAGCTAACCCACTGGCGAGCGAAGCGGGGGCTTCGATTTTACGCCAAGGCGGTAATGCGATAGATGCGATGGTGGCTACGCAACTGATGCTGGGCTTGGTTGAGCCGCAATCATCCGGCATTGGCGGTGGATCGTTTTTGGTCTACTGGGATGCCAAGAAAAAAGCGCTCACTACGTTCGATGGCCGCGAAACCGCGCCACTCAACGCCACACCTGAACTGTTTTTAGATAGTACAGGTCAGCCAATGAAATTTTACGATGCCGTGGTCGGCGGTCGCTCGGTTGGTACTCCCGGTACGGTCAAACTGCTGTGGGAAACCCATCGTCAATACGGCAAGCTGGAATGGGCGCGCTTGATTGAACCTGTCGCCAAACTCGCCGAGCAAGGCTTTGAGGTAAGTCCTCGCCTCGCGGCACTCATTGCAGAAGATAAAGAGCGTTTAGGCCGTTTTCCTGCCACCAAAGCCTATTTCTTTGATGCACAAGGTGAACCCCTCACAGCTGGCACTTTACTGAAAAACCCGGACTACGCCGCCACACTCAAAGCCATCGCACAGCAAGGCGCTTCCGCCTTCTATCAAGGTGACATCGCCAAAGACATCATCGCCACGGTGCAAAATGCGCCGGGCAATCCCGGTGTGCTCGCTCAACAAGATTTTGATACGTACCAAGTCAAACAGCGTGCGCCCGTGTGCGCGGCTTATCAAAGCTATCAAGTCTGCGGCATGGGGCTGCCAAGTTCAGGTGGCCTGACAGTGGGACAAATTCTCGCCCTCACCGAACAATACGATCTCAAAGGTTGGGGCGCGCAGGATGTGAAATCATGGCAAGTGCTGGGGGATGCCTCACAGCTGGCGTTTGCCGATCGCGGCTTGTACATGGCCGATCAAGATTATGTGCCCGTTCCGACCCAAGGCTTATTGGATAAAACCTATCTGGCCGAGCGCGCTAAACTCATCCAACCCGGCAAAGCGCTGACCAGTGCGCCAGCAGGCAATCCGCCTTGGCATCATGCGCAGCTACGCAGCCCCGATCAGTCGATAGAACTGCCCTCCACCAGCCACTTTAATATTGTTGACCGTGAAGGCAACGTGGTTTCCTTCACCACCTCGATCGAAAACGCGTTCGGTTCACGCTTGTTGGTGCGCGGCTTTTTACTCAACAACGAACTGACCGATTTTTCGTTTGCCACGCAAAGTGAAGGCCGCCCGATTGCCAATCGCCTAGAGCCGGGCAAACGCCCACGCTCTTCAATGGCACCGACCATTGTCTTGCAGGATAACCAACCCTATTTGGCGATTGGCTCACCCGGTGGCAGCCGAATTATTGGCTATGTGGCGCAAGCACTGATTGCGCACATTCAGTGGGATATGGACATTCAAGCCGCGATCAATCAACCGCATGTGCTGAATCGTTTTGGCGAAATCGAGCTAGAACAAGGCACCTCCGCCGAGCAGTTCAAGCCCGCGCTGGAAAGCTTGGGAGCGAAAGTAGGGATCAAAGAGCTCAACTCAGGTCTGCACGCCATTCGTATTACCGCGCAAGGTCTTGAAGGGGCTGCTGACCCACGCCGTGAAGGCGTTGCTATCGGCGAGTAA
- a CDS encoding LysE family translocator → MNEMSILATLAGVHFIALLSPGPDVALVVQNATQHGRKTGVMIALGLSCGILVHLILSLTGISYLVKQQPLLFNLLQLAGGSYLLYLGVGALQSVLARKSSTPVTNSSVALLNSHRQAFTKGIMTNLLNPKALVFFVSLLSSLIPASMSVSGKVSAAVILVGLSLTWFSCLAWLLTTSAMQQRMQRITRSIDSLCALVFILAGGVILWQASRAIMQALG, encoded by the coding sequence ATGAACGAAATGTCCATTTTAGCCACCTTAGCCGGTGTGCATTTTATTGCCTTATTAAGCCCAGGGCCGGATGTCGCCTTAGTGGTGCAAAACGCCACACAGCACGGGCGTAAAACCGGCGTGATGATCGCGTTAGGTTTGTCGTGCGGCATTTTAGTGCATTTGATTTTGAGCCTCACCGGCATCAGCTACTTAGTCAAACAACAGCCACTCCTGTTTAACCTGCTGCAATTAGCAGGAGGCAGCTATCTGCTCTATCTCGGGGTGGGAGCTTTGCAGTCCGTTTTGGCGCGAAAAAGCAGCACCCCAGTGACCAATAGCTCGGTGGCACTGCTGAACAGCCACCGCCAAGCCTTTACCAAAGGCATCATGACCAACTTACTCAACCCGAAAGCCTTGGTGTTTTTTGTCAGCTTATTATCCAGCCTGATCCCAGCCAGTATGTCCGTGTCTGGCAAAGTGAGTGCGGCAGTGATTTTGGTTGGCTTATCCTTAACGTGGTTTTCCTGTTTAGCTTGGTTGCTCACCACTTCGGCAATGCAGCAACGCATGCAGCGTATTACTCGTTCCATCGACAGCTTATGCGCGTTGGTGTTTATTTTGGCGGGAGGCGTCATTTTATGGCAAGCCAGCCGAGCAATCATGCAAGCACTCGGTTAG
- a CDS encoding AraC family transcriptional regulator, with protein MDTVNYRPTAYPAISLIEADYRQFAFERHYHLDIHIGLITQGVQRFYHQGAWHQVGQGGMVLMSPDELHDGQAHNDAGYQVQVFAIEPEWLQQTLEASNIEQVIGFEQLIVEDTTLFRSLQQLHHLLRQDQLSQLAKDCLPYQGLAPLLERYSYLKQPAVKPLGQHNLALLKEWVLSQLDQPIRLEQLAQLCQLSPTQFQRHFKAQTGLTPYAWLRRLRLEQAMKLLKTGTQGTEVAYQVGFYDQAHFSKAFKATYGLSPSLITRFS; from the coding sequence ATGGATACAGTGAATTATCGCCCAACCGCTTACCCCGCGATTAGTCTGATTGAAGCAGACTATCGCCAGTTTGCGTTTGAGCGTCACTACCATCTGGATATCCATATCGGCCTTATCACCCAAGGTGTGCAACGCTTTTATCATCAAGGAGCATGGCACCAAGTAGGACAAGGTGGCATGGTCTTGATGTCACCCGATGAACTGCATGATGGCCAAGCGCACAACGATGCGGGCTATCAAGTGCAAGTGTTTGCAATTGAGCCTGAATGGTTACAGCAGACGCTCGAAGCCAGCAACATTGAGCAGGTGATTGGCTTTGAGCAACTGATCGTGGAAGATACCACGCTGTTTCGCTCGCTCCAGCAACTCCATCATTTGCTGCGGCAAGACCAGCTCAGCCAGCTCGCCAAAGATTGCTTACCCTATCAAGGATTGGCTCCGCTACTGGAACGCTATAGCTACCTAAAACAGCCCGCCGTCAAACCGCTTGGCCAGCACAATCTCGCCCTGCTCAAAGAGTGGGTACTCAGCCAGCTTGACCAACCGATCCGGCTCGAACAGTTAGCGCAGCTATGCCAACTCTCGCCAACTCAATTTCAGCGCCATTTTAAAGCCCAAACGGGACTCACTCCTTACGCTTGGTTACGGCGGTTACGCCTAGAGCAAGCCATGAAGCTGTTAAAAACAGGAACACAAGGCACCGAAGTGGCTTATCAAGTCGGTTTTTATGATCAGGCCCATTTCAGTAAAGCCTTCAAAGCCACTTATGGCCTTTCGCCTTCTTTGATCACTCGCTTTTCTTAG